A portion of the Desulfurobacterium atlanticum genome contains these proteins:
- a CDS encoding MinD/ParA family protein yields the protein MNIQAEKLIELVKERHHQSKSRKAKFICVSSGKGGVGKTNFSVNFSWLLANRFDKKVLLIDADIGLGNVHVILGVSPEKNLKLLMKGADIRDLIQTYENIDILLGFSGIDSFQELESIDTITVINKLEKIADIYDYVILDAPAGINENVLKFAVSSDVTYVITTPEPTAITDAYALIKTLYKLYNYDCIKIVANMCRNKNEGFSILERMRASCENFLSFRPKVAGVLPESFNLKVAVRKREPVAISNPQDQYVLALMEIAARETGEILKEENSGFFEKLKKFLGIKS from the coding sequence ATGAACATACAGGCAGAAAAGCTTATAGAGCTTGTTAAGGAAAGGCATCATCAGAGTAAAAGCAGAAAGGCCAAATTTATCTGCGTTTCCAGCGGTAAAGGTGGAGTTGGAAAAACAAATTTCTCCGTTAATTTTTCATGGCTTCTGGCTAACAGATTTGATAAGAAAGTTTTGCTTATTGATGCAGATATAGGGCTTGGTAATGTGCATGTAATTCTTGGGGTTTCTCCTGAGAAAAATTTAAAGCTTCTTATGAAAGGAGCAGATATAAGAGATTTGATTCAAACTTACGAAAATATTGATATACTTCTTGGATTTTCAGGTATTGATTCTTTTCAGGAACTTGAAAGTATAGATACCATTACAGTGATAAATAAACTTGAAAAGATAGCAGATATCTATGACTATGTTATTCTTGATGCTCCTGCCGGGATAAATGAGAATGTTTTGAAATTTGCCGTTTCTTCAGATGTTACCTATGTAATTACTACACCTGAACCTACAGCGATAACCGATGCTTATGCTTTGATAAAAACTTTATATAAGCTTTATAACTATGATTGTATAAAAATTGTTGCAAATATGTGTAGAAATAAAAATGAAGGATTTTCAATTCTTGAAAGAATGAGAGCATCGTGTGAGAATTTTTTGTCTTTTAGACCAAAAGTGGCTGGAGTTTTGCCAGAATCCTTTAATTTAAAGGTTGCTGTTAGGAAAAGAGAGCCTGTTGCCATTTCAAATCCGCAGGATCAGTATGTTTTGGCTCTTATGGAAATTGCAGCAAGAGAAACAGGAGAAATTCTGAAAGAGGAAAATAGCGGTTTTTTTGAAAAGTTGAAGAAATTTTTGGGCATTAAGAGTTAA
- a CDS encoding flagellar biosynthesis protein FlhF, producing MSVKILEGDNLEALIERAKAIYGGDIEILYYQVETKSGLLPFTKKKFYRLFFKEKDKNSGETEALKEELDSLKSLINELKKEIKTAPVNHQPEEVYVPPLPEAPSHISQSLSSSLSPASGAVYQDFTGDAIELLKLLESKGVFPEVAREIVEPACGLDLETNKLDLSTPTFREALEKGISVKVRFTGRIKVDNPPKIIAFVGPTGVGKTTNLFKIASDLVINQQLKVGVISIDTFKVGAIQQARMYANILNIPFFTVSEGKRLRETISNLSEMDVILIDTVGRSHYDYWRLGEIKAILYSSDRGMDVHLVISCNYSNDEAIEVVNRYRAIFPVTSLLLTKVDETRKPGILLNLPVKTELSLSYLSVGQRVPEDIKLLTPKKVADYILGDL from the coding sequence ATGTCTGTTAAAATTCTTGAAGGAGATAATCTTGAAGCACTTATAGAGAGAGCCAAAGCCATATACGGTGGCGATATAGAGATTCTTTACTATCAGGTTGAGACAAAATCGGGTTTGTTGCCTTTTACAAAAAAGAAGTTTTACAGGTTGTTTTTTAAAGAGAAGGATAAAAATAGTGGAGAAACAGAAGCTCTTAAAGAGGAGCTTGACAGTTTAAAAAGCTTGATTAATGAGCTTAAGAAGGAGATAAAAACAGCTCCTGTAAATCACCAACCAGAAGAAGTATATGTGCCTCCTCTACCGGAAGCCCCGTCCCATATATCTCAATCACTTTCCTCTTCTTTATCTCCCGCAAGTGGTGCTGTTTATCAGGATTTTACAGGGGATGCTATTGAGTTGTTAAAACTTCTTGAGTCAAAAGGGGTTTTCCCCGAAGTTGCCAGAGAGATTGTGGAGCCTGCATGCGGCCTTGACCTTGAAACCAATAAACTTGATTTGAGTACGCCTACTTTTAGAGAGGCCCTGGAGAAAGGGATTTCTGTAAAGGTAAGATTTACAGGTAGGATTAAGGTTGATAATCCTCCAAAAATAATAGCGTTTGTCGGCCCCACAGGTGTTGGAAAAACGACAAATCTTTTTAAAATAGCATCTGACCTTGTTATAAACCAGCAGCTTAAGGTTGGGGTTATAAGTATTGATACTTTTAAGGTTGGTGCTATTCAGCAGGCAAGAATGTATGCAAATATTTTGAACATTCCATTTTTTACTGTGTCTGAAGGGAAAAGGCTGAGAGAGACCATCAGTAATCTTTCTGAAATGGATGTTATTTTGATAGATACAGTTGGAAGAAGTCATTATGATTACTGGCGTTTAGGAGAGATAAAGGCGATACTTTATAGCTCTGACAGGGGAATGGATGTGCATCTTGTTATCAGTTGTAATTATAGCAATGATGAAGCGATAGAAGTTGTTAACAGGTATAGAGCTATTTTTCCTGTAACCTCTTTGCTTTTAACAAAAGTAGATGAAACGAGGAAACCTGGGATTTTACTTAATCTGCCTGTTAAAACAGAGCTTTCGCTATCCTATTTAAGTGTAGGACAGAGAGTTCCTGAAGATATAAAACTTTTAACACCTAAGAAAGTGGCAGATTATATTCTGGGAGATCTATGA
- the dtd gene encoding D-aminoacyl-tRNA deacylase — protein MKVVIQRVSEGKVSVNGEVTGAIKRGIVALVGFEKGDLPSFLEKMADKIVNLRIFEDENGKMNLSLKDIKGELLLVPNFTLAADCKKGRRPSFQSSELPEKAKEMFETFVKVCEKEVPVKTGVFGADMKVYILNDGPVTLILNSKEIF, from the coding sequence ATGAAAGTTGTTATACAGAGAGTAAGTGAAGGAAAGGTAAGTGTAAATGGAGAAGTTACAGGTGCAATAAAGAGGGGAATCGTAGCTCTTGTAGGATTTGAAAAGGGAGATTTACCTTCATTTCTGGAAAAGATGGCGGATAAAATAGTAAACCTTAGAATCTTTGAAGATGAAAACGGAAAAATGAATCTTTCGTTAAAAGATATAAAAGGAGAACTTCTCCTTGTCCCAAACTTCACCCTTGCTGCAGACTGTAAAAAAGGCAGAAGACCGAGTTTCCAATCATCAGAATTACCTGAAAAGGCAAAAGAGATGTTTGAAACATTTGTCAAAGTCTGTGAAAAAGAGGTTCCTGTTAAAACAGGAGTGTTCGGTGCTGATATGAAAGTTTATATTTTAAATGACGGCCCTGTAACTTTGATTTTAAACTCAAAAGAAATTTTCTAA
- a CDS encoding sigma-70 family RNA polymerase sigma factor, protein MYGKSRKELVVEHLPLVKKVANKIYRRIPEGIIDFDDLVNTGVIGLMKAIDNFDNSKANFSTYAYIRIRGEILDYLRTLDFMSRGAREKVKNGEVENLKAEIMYMVSIEELLFQGADKLTIADTLKSEEVSPEENVILKEMKFRLARALDNLSEREKLILQLLFVEELDLKSISKILNISVSRISQIKKRAMEKLYKILEKDV, encoded by the coding sequence ATGTATGGAAAAAGCAGGAAAGAGCTTGTAGTAGAACATTTACCCCTTGTGAAAAAGGTTGCTAATAAGATTTATAGAAGAATTCCTGAAGGTATTATTGATTTTGATGATCTTGTTAATACAGGTGTTATAGGATTAATGAAGGCAATTGATAACTTTGACAATTCAAAGGCAAATTTTTCTACGTATGCCTATATAAGAATTAGGGGAGAGATTCTTGATTATTTAAGAACTCTTGATTTTATGTCAAGGGGAGCAAGAGAAAAAGTAAAAAATGGAGAAGTGGAAAATTTAAAGGCTGAAATAATGTATATGGTTAGTATTGAAGAGCTTCTTTTTCAGGGAGCTGATAAATTGACAATTGCTGATACTTTGAAGTCTGAAGAGGTTTCCCCTGAGGAGAATGTTATTCTAAAAGAGATGAAGTTTCGTCTCGCAAGGGCTCTTGATAATCTTTCTGAAAGAGAGAAGCTGATTTTACAGCTTCTTTTTGTTGAGGAGCTTGATTTAAAGTCTATTTCAAAGATTCTTAATATTTCTGTTTCAAGGATTTCTCAGATAAAAAAGCGTGCCATGGAGAAGCTATATAAGATTCTGGAAAAAGATGTATAA
- a CDS encoding mechanosensitive ion channel family protein, translating to MNFYFEAEKVLKYLPPLIFIISSVIIIKLRPTINKILLKQFAKDKKITKGEKLTLEFSTIITYILATFLFHMGVLQFNLPPFWRKAIDITAYCLYIGLATFGILKLVDMVINYMSEKTKKTVPISEEPLVETYFSMISKVTKIFIVFVAFIILLDKLGFNVTSLITSLGVGSLAVGLAAQDTIKNFISGILLVTDRQFRIGDRVYIKDIDVDGYVYDIGLRTTRIITIAGNNLIIVPNSKLTEGVIENALYPDAKFKDSIKIGVAYGSDVELVKKLIIEAITSTPDVLQNPPPSVFFIDFGDSALIFQAFYYVKKKDIAYRVKSQINEKIDKLFKEHNIEIPFPCRTNYFPEGVRVKIER from the coding sequence ATGAACTTTTATTTTGAAGCAGAAAAAGTTTTAAAATATCTTCCTCCACTGATTTTCATAATCTCTTCTGTTATTATCATAAAACTTCGTCCGACAATAAATAAAATCCTTTTAAAACAGTTTGCAAAAGATAAAAAGATAACGAAGGGAGAAAAATTAACCCTTGAGTTTTCAACAATTATTACCTACATACTGGCAACCTTTCTGTTTCATATGGGGGTGCTTCAGTTTAATCTGCCACCTTTCTGGAGAAAGGCTATAGACATAACAGCTTACTGCCTTTACATAGGTCTTGCAACTTTTGGAATTTTAAAGCTGGTTGACATGGTTATCAACTACATGAGTGAAAAAACAAAAAAAACCGTTCCCATTTCAGAAGAACCGCTTGTAGAAACATATTTTTCAATGATTTCAAAAGTAACCAAAATATTTATAGTTTTTGTAGCTTTCATAATACTTCTTGATAAACTCGGATTTAATGTTACCTCTTTAATAACATCCCTTGGTGTTGGTTCTCTTGCTGTTGGTCTTGCTGCTCAAGACACAATAAAAAACTTTATATCAGGTATTCTTCTTGTTACAGACAGACAATTCAGAATAGGGGATAGAGTTTACATAAAAGACATTGACGTTGACGGCTACGTTTACGACATAGGACTTAGAACAACAAGAATCATCACAATTGCAGGGAACAATCTCATAATAGTTCCAAACTCAAAACTTACAGAAGGTGTTATAGAAAACGCCCTTTATCCCGATGCAAAATTTAAAGATTCTATAAAAATCGGAGTAGCTTACGGCAGTGATGTTGAACTTGTTAAAAAACTCATTATAGAAGCTATAACATCCACCCCGGATGTTCTTCAAAATCCTCCTCCTTCAGTGTTTTTCATAGATTTTGGTGATTCTGCACTAATATTTCAGGCATTTTACTATGTTAAAAAGAAAGACATAGCCTACAGAGTAAAATCGCAGATAAATGAAAAGATTGATAAACTGTTTAAAGAACACAATATAGAAATTCCATTCCCATGCAGAACAAACTACTTCCCTGAAGGAGTAAGGGTGAAAATTGAAAGGTAA
- the yedF gene encoding sulfurtransferase-like selenium metabolism protein YedF, giving the protein MEKVIDCKGLPCPEPVLKTKQALEEIEEGIITVIVDNKAAKENVSRFAKNKGCTIDVKEKEGLFYITIAKGFTCTLPEENSEKKTGDYAVLIASTYVGEDKELGEILIKGFIKTFINAEPLPKGIVLINTAVKLACKGADKEIVEALKELEGKGAKIICCGTCLNYFNLLDSLEVGEASNAYDVVQFLSNAKSVVRL; this is encoded by the coding sequence GTGGAAAAAGTAATTGATTGCAAAGGGCTACCCTGCCCAGAACCTGTATTAAAAACCAAACAGGCTCTTGAAGAGATTGAAGAAGGTATTATAACGGTAATAGTTGATAATAAAGCGGCAAAAGAGAACGTAAGTCGGTTTGCCAAAAATAAAGGCTGCACTATTGATGTTAAGGAAAAAGAGGGATTGTTCTACATCACCATAGCAAAAGGATTTACATGCACTCTTCCTGAAGAAAATTCGGAAAAGAAAACAGGAGATTATGCCGTTTTAATAGCCTCCACTTACGTCGGTGAAGATAAAGAGTTGGGAGAAATCCTTATAAAAGGATTTATTAAAACCTTTATAAATGCAGAACCTCTGCCGAAAGGTATCGTCCTTATAAATACCGCCGTTAAGCTTGCGTGTAAAGGCGCAGATAAGGAAATCGTAGAAGCACTGAAAGAACTTGAAGGGAAAGGTGCAAAAATTATCTGTTGCGGAACATGTCTTAACTACTTTAACCTCCTTGACTCTCTTGAAGTTGGAGAGGCATCAAACGCTTACGATGTGGTTCAGTTTTTATCAAACGCAAAAAGCGTTGTAAGGCTTTAG
- the leuS gene encoding leucine--tRNA ligase: MYKFKEIENRWQEIWEKEKLFKADIDENKEKYYVLEMFPYPSGKIHMGHVRNYSIGDVVARFKRMFGYNVIHPMGWDAFGLPAENAAINRGIHPKKWTLSNIKYMKNQLKRLGFSYDWDREVATCLPEYYRWNQWIFTKMLEKGIAYRAKTTVNWCPTCQTVLANEQVEDDGGCWRCGTTVEQKEIDSWYLKITDYAEELLQDLELLKGHWPDPVIEMQKNWIGKSIGAKVKFPLEEKIEDVEHIEVFTTRPDTLFGVTYLVLAPEHPLVEKLTKEEQRGKVKVFVEKMRKTEKRKRTTGELEKEGVFTGSYVIHPLTNEKIPVYIANFVLMDYGTGAVMSVPAHDQRDFEFAKKYNLPIKIVITPENENIDAEKLEEAYEKPGVVVNSEKFTGMKSTDAKIAITEELEKKGLGEKAIQYRLRDWNISRQRYWGTPIPVIYCEKCGIVPVPETELPVKLPENVQFTGEGNPLEKVEEFVNTTCPKCGNSARRETDTMDTFFDSSWYFLRYCSPECETLPFKPEEASYWMVVDQYIGGIEHAVLHLLYSRFFTKVLRDLGLFKADETHKQYKFFKAGEPFENLLTQGMVCKRWIKVKTALSVLGIKEEDDISKLINALGGKSENKGKTVKEFLSENRIGNGDNFLLVISNEEIAKQIENWKEKLEELVKTHGELSKMSKSKLNTVSPEDMINRYGADATRLYILFAAPPETEFEWKMEDIEGAFRFLKRVFNFVEENASIFREDTPPSTLSKAGKELRRKTHETLKKVTEEFNERFKFNTAIAAIMELFNLISRFKPETGGDKAALKEAIELMIIMLSPVTPHIAEEMWKITGHKTLVSTHRWPKVDEEALIKEEIELPVQINGKVREKVTVPADIDEEKLKEVVLSLEKIKKYTEGKEIKKFIYVKGRLVNVVVK, translated from the coding sequence ATGTATAAGTTCAAAGAAATAGAAAATAGATGGCAAGAAATCTGGGAAAAAGAGAAACTCTTTAAAGCTGATATAGATGAAAACAAAGAGAAATATTACGTTCTTGAAATGTTTCCCTACCCTTCTGGAAAGATTCACATGGGCCATGTGAGGAACTACTCCATCGGTGATGTAGTGGCACGTTTTAAAAGGATGTTTGGTTACAACGTAATCCATCCGATGGGATGGGACGCTTTTGGCCTTCCCGCCGAAAATGCAGCAATAAACCGGGGAATCCACCCGAAAAAATGGACTTTAAGCAACATAAAATACATGAAAAACCAGCTAAAAAGACTTGGATTCTCTTACGATTGGGACAGGGAAGTGGCAACCTGCCTTCCAGAATATTACAGGTGGAACCAATGGATATTTACAAAAATGCTTGAAAAAGGCATTGCATACAGGGCAAAAACCACCGTAAACTGGTGTCCCACATGCCAAACTGTTTTAGCAAATGAGCAGGTTGAAGACGACGGTGGATGCTGGAGATGCGGAACAACAGTTGAACAGAAAGAGATAGACAGCTGGTATCTCAAAATTACCGACTATGCAGAAGAACTGCTACAGGATCTTGAACTTCTTAAAGGACACTGGCCAGACCCTGTTATAGAGATGCAGAAAAACTGGATAGGTAAAAGTATTGGAGCAAAAGTAAAATTTCCCCTTGAGGAAAAGATAGAAGATGTAGAACATATTGAGGTTTTTACCACAAGACCGGATACCCTTTTTGGTGTAACCTATCTTGTCCTTGCCCCAGAACACCCGCTTGTAGAAAAGCTTACGAAAGAGGAACAGAGAGGAAAAGTAAAAGTATTTGTTGAAAAAATGAGAAAAACCGAAAAAAGAAAAAGAACAACGGGAGAGCTTGAGAAAGAAGGAGTTTTCACAGGCTCTTACGTTATCCATCCATTAACAAATGAAAAGATACCTGTTTATATCGCAAACTTTGTTCTTATGGATTACGGAACAGGAGCTGTAATGTCTGTCCCTGCCCATGACCAGAGAGATTTTGAGTTTGCAAAAAAATACAACCTTCCGATAAAAATCGTTATTACTCCTGAAAACGAAAACATAGATGCAGAAAAACTTGAAGAAGCCTATGAAAAACCCGGAGTAGTTGTTAATTCTGAAAAGTTCACAGGAATGAAAAGCACCGATGCAAAAATTGCAATCACAGAAGAGCTTGAAAAGAAAGGGTTAGGTGAGAAAGCTATCCAGTATAGATTAAGAGACTGGAACATCTCAAGACAGAGATACTGGGGGACACCCATTCCCGTAATCTACTGTGAAAAGTGCGGAATAGTTCCTGTACCTGAAACCGAGCTTCCTGTAAAACTTCCTGAAAACGTTCAATTTACAGGAGAGGGAAATCCTCTTGAAAAGGTTGAAGAATTTGTTAACACAACATGTCCAAAGTGCGGAAACTCTGCCAGAAGAGAAACTGATACAATGGATACATTTTTTGATTCATCATGGTATTTCTTAAGATACTGCTCACCTGAATGTGAAACTCTTCCGTTTAAACCTGAAGAAGCTTCCTATTGGATGGTTGTTGACCAGTATATAGGCGGAATAGAACACGCCGTTCTACATCTTCTATACTCAAGATTCTTTACAAAGGTTTTAAGAGACCTTGGGCTTTTTAAAGCTGATGAAACCCATAAACAGTATAAATTCTTCAAGGCAGGAGAACCTTTTGAAAACCTTCTAACTCAGGGAATGGTTTGTAAAAGGTGGATAAAAGTTAAAACAGCACTTTCCGTTTTAGGCATAAAAGAGGAAGATGATATTTCAAAACTCATAAACGCCCTTGGTGGCAAAAGCGAAAACAAAGGTAAAACGGTAAAAGAGTTTCTCTCTGAAAACAGAATAGGAAACGGTGATAACTTCCTGCTTGTAATCTCAAATGAAGAGATAGCAAAGCAGATAGAAAACTGGAAGGAGAAACTTGAAGAACTTGTAAAAACTCACGGTGAATTATCAAAGATGAGCAAATCTAAACTAAACACCGTAAGTCCTGAAGATATGATAAACCGCTATGGCGCCGATGCAACAAGACTTTACATTCTATTTGCCGCTCCACCAGAAACAGAATTTGAATGGAAAATGGAAGATATTGAAGGTGCTTTCAGATTTTTAAAACGGGTTTTCAACTTTGTTGAGGAAAACGCTTCAATCTTCAGAGAAGATACACCACCTTCAACTCTATCAAAAGCGGGAAAAGAACTCAGAAGAAAAACTCACGAAACCCTTAAAAAGGTAACAGAGGAATTTAATGAAAGATTCAAATTCAACACAGCCATAGCAGCAATCATGGAGCTTTTCAATCTGATTTCAAGGTTTAAACCTGAAACGGGCGGAGATAAAGCCGCTCTAAAAGAAGCCATTGAGTTGATGATAATTATGCTTTCTCCTGTTACTCCGCACATCGCAGAAGAGATGTGGAAAATAACCGGACATAAAACTCTGGTTTCAACACACAGATGGCCGAAAGTTGACGAAGAAGCCCTTATAAAAGAAGAAATAGAACTTCCTGTCCAGATAAACGGAAAGGTAAGAGAAAAAGTAACTGTCCCGGCAGATATTGATGAGGAGAAACTTAAGGAAGTTGTCCTGAGCCTTGAAAAAATTAAAAAGTACACAGAAGGTAAGGAGATTAAAAAGTTTATTTATGTAAAGGGAAGGCTTGTAAATGTGGTTGTTAAATAG
- a CDS encoding 6-carboxyhexanoate--CoA ligase, with protein sequence MKGKKLFSIKMRACRSGEHISGAERIAQEQQIPEITKQLSQRALNHSKGKPDLINIKIELLEKEPIPLKLLSIYEIEDQRNYTLKEILSKLFQKANIDESVGFSVYKALISGASPSGRVMRGAMVVDILTGVRLEPDKFRGIRASYMDITQEAFEKLKKITGDRFTPNMKDAVILSTKVLHHKNVIAELCISDDPDYTTGYFSIKGVGYIRIKDIKPYGLPKGGRAFFVKGTVKLKEFIEYMESTPVLMVDTDKYYCLPLSEILEA encoded by the coding sequence TTGAAAGGTAAAAAGCTTTTCAGTATAAAAATGCGGGCATGTAGAAGCGGAGAGCACATCTCAGGAGCTGAAAGAATAGCACAGGAGCAACAGATTCCAGAAATTACAAAGCAGCTGTCCCAGAGAGCGTTAAATCATTCAAAAGGTAAACCTGACCTGATAAACATCAAAATAGAGCTGCTTGAAAAGGAACCCATCCCTCTTAAACTTCTTTCCATTTATGAAATAGAAGACCAAAGGAATTATACTTTAAAAGAGATTCTGTCAAAACTTTTCCAGAAAGCAAATATTGACGAAAGTGTAGGATTTTCTGTCTATAAAGCACTAATAAGTGGTGCTTCTCCATCTGGCAGAGTGATGAGAGGAGCTATGGTAGTAGATATACTAACAGGAGTGAGACTTGAACCTGATAAGTTCAGAGGGATAAGGGCTTCCTACATGGACATAACTCAAGAAGCTTTTGAAAAACTTAAAAAAATAACGGGAGACAGATTCACACCGAACATGAAAGATGCGGTGATTCTTTCAACAAAGGTTCTCCACCACAAAAACGTAATAGCAGAACTGTGCATATCCGACGACCCGGATTACACAACCGGATACTTTTCAATAAAAGGAGTAGGATACATAAGAATAAAGGACATTAAACCTTACGGACTTCCAAAAGGCGGAAGGGCTTTTTTTGTAAAAGGAACTGTTAAATTAAAAGAGTTTATAGAATATATGGAGTCAACTCCGGTGCTTATGGTTGATACCGATAAATATTACTGTTTACCGCTCTCTGAAATACTGGAAGCCTGA
- the lptE gene encoding LPS assembly lipoprotein LptE, giving the protein MWLLNRILVIALLTGVAVSSGCSTLKYATKKEAIKHVYIAPVTNRTPEEGADIFFSKAADEAFYTDSRFMVDMQPIPDETIIIKPTVKNISSYSVGYNIYDQAIEYKINVTATIKLIKYGYKHPFKTFTISAYEFYSAVGSPSEVEQRKKEAIEAAAKKIFRELGEKLLEEESGKSN; this is encoded by the coding sequence ATGTGGTTGTTAAATAGAATATTGGTAATTGCTCTCTTAACAGGTGTTGCAGTATCTTCAGGCTGCAGCACCTTAAAATATGCAACAAAAAAAGAAGCGATAAAACACGTTTACATAGCCCCCGTTACAAACAGAACACCAGAAGAGGGAGCGGATATATTTTTCTCAAAAGCGGCAGATGAAGCGTTTTACACAGATTCAAGATTTATGGTTGACATGCAACCTATTCCTGACGAAACTATTATCATAAAACCAACTGTTAAAAACATTTCCAGCTATTCCGTAGGATATAATATTTACGACCAGGCAATAGAGTATAAGATTAACGTAACTGCAACAATAAAACTTATAAAATACGGTTACAAACATCCATTTAAAACATTTACAATAAGTGCTTATGAATTTTACAGTGCAGTTGGTTCTCCATCTGAGGTGGAACAGCGAAAAAAGGAAGCAATAGAAGCAGCAGCTAAAAAAATCTTCAGGGAATTGGGAGAAAAACTACTGGAGGAAGAAAGTGGAAAAAGTAATTGA
- a CDS encoding bactofilin family protein, which translates to MFGKGDKKEIKPKKDYSSSEIKSILSKELKVSGNIKAEGKVRIDGQIEGDIEGDFVILGASAVVNGNVNADVLILQGTVKGNIYAQTLELKSTAVVEGEIFAKDFVVEKGASVSGKVSSGKFAEKSFNQASSISESGKQ; encoded by the coding sequence ATGTTTGGAAAAGGAGATAAGAAAGAGATTAAACCAAAAAAAGACTACAGCTCTTCGGAGATAAAAAGTATTCTTTCAAAAGAACTGAAAGTGTCAGGAAATATAAAGGCTGAAGGCAAGGTAAGAATTGACGGTCAGATAGAAGGGGATATTGAAGGTGATTTTGTGATACTTGGTGCTTCTGCTGTTGTAAACGGAAATGTTAATGCTGATGTTCTTATTCTTCAGGGGACGGTAAAAGGTAATATTTACGCTCAAACACTTGAGCTTAAATCAACTGCTGTTGTTGAGGGGGAGATTTTTGCTAAAGATTTTGTTGTAGAGAAAGGGGCAAGTGTTTCTGGAAAGGTTTCTTCAGGTAAATTTGCAGAAAAGTCGTTTAATCAGGCTTCCAGTATTTCAGAGAGCGGTAAACAGTAA